CCATCTGTCACCTTCTATATGAAGTCTGAATAACATACTTCACATAAAAACCCAGAGGACTCTGGAAGACTCTGCTTCTTCTGAGCATGTAGCTTACAATATGGCTTATTACAGAAATTACATTTTGGTAGCCGAAACCAGCAATCCATGCACAAGATGTCATTGCAAGCTGCCTCGGCTTCATCTCGTTCTTCAGAATCTGTGACGCATCTGCCACACTCTTCACACCTTGGAACGCAATATTGACATCCACGACAAGCACTCAGCACGTTTCCTTCGCTCTTTTGCCTGCACATCTGATCTGGGCAGTCGAACACCATCCGTACTTCACTGCATTTCGGACAGGTGTCAAGGTCAATATCAGGATTAGTTTCACTTTGTTCGTTGAAATCCAACAAATACTGGTTCCTCTTGTGGTAGAACTTCATCTGCTGTCTTTGGTTCAATTGGATTAGAGCGCGAATAATCTCAAGGTGTTCACTATTGATGTCGTGGATACCATTTAACTTCAGAAGTATAGGTTTGCGGCTGTGCTGTGCTAACATCTCGACGACTCTAATGATTCCTTCAGCTGTTAGACTGGTGCATTCAGGTACATAGAGCtggaaa
This genomic window from Daucus carota subsp. sativus chromosome 7, DH1 v3.0, whole genome shotgun sequence contains:
- the LOC108194042 gene encoding F-box protein SKIP28, producing the protein MDMEVLDTEQENTSHEVTNNLTQSRPGPPHDSVFLVLSRLPLVELLSMSLVCKSLKDAVDDDILLWLNIFVDKPLNSRISDHTLMDITSKANGRLKSLALIECLQITDAGLEAVVAKNPLINKLYVPECTSLTAEGIIRVVEMLAQHSRKPILLKLNGIHDINSEHLEIIRALIQLNQRQQMKFYHKRNQYLLDFNEQSETNPDIDLDTCPKCSEVRMVFDCPDQMCRQKSEGNVLSACRGCQYCVPRCEECGRCVTDSEERDEAEAACNDILCMDCWFRLPKCNFCNKPYCKLHAQKKQSLPESSGFLCEVCYSDFI